From one Solanum lycopersicum chromosome 12, SLM_r2.1 genomic stretch:
- the LOC104644961 gene encoding uncharacterized protein, protein MDPQKFIDEVLKVLGSMGVSSQEKMELAAYQLKDVAQVRYEQENDERLSIAGQITWGAFKTTSLDRLFPLELRERNMEEFINHILRGMIVKEYSLKCTQLSKHAPTMVADSRAKMNKCFIGIFYLVVNECRSDMLIPSMEIYRLMLHAEQIEEQKLKKVGRELKKVRIKEGKGGRFYVDKPLCANYDKRRDCKFLIVMCNCYGYGKSGHIKRY, encoded by the coding sequence ATGGACCCACaaaagttcattgatgaagtgttaAAAGTTCTTGGTTCTATGGGTGTTTCTTCTCAAGAAAAGATGGAACTAGCTgcctaccaactcaaagatgtggctcagGTTAGGTATGAGCAAGAGAATGATGAGAGGTTGAGTATAGCTGGACAAATTACTTGGGGAGCTTTCAAGACGACTTCCCTTGATAGGTTATTTCCCTTGGAATTAAGGGAGAGAAAcatggaagaattcatcaaccatATCCTAAGGGGTATGATCGTGAAGGAGTATAGTCTCAAATGCACTCAACTATCAAAACATGCTCCTACTATGGTTGCGGATTCTAGAGCTAAGATGAACAAATGTTTCATAGGGATATTTTATCTTGTGGTTAATGAGTGTAGGTCGGATATGTTGATTCCTAGCATGGAAATTTATCGTCTCATGCTTCATGCCGAACAAATTGAGGAGCAAAAGCTTAAGAAAGTTGGTAGAGAGTTGAAAAAGGTGAGAATCAAAGAGGGGAAAGGTGGTAGATTTTATGTTGATAAGCCTCTTTGTGCAAACTATGACAAGAGACGTGATTGTAAGTTCCTAATTGTCATGTGTAATTGCTATGGATATGGAAAGAGTGGTCACATCAAGAGATATTGA